From one Xyrauchen texanus isolate HMW12.3.18 chromosome 17, RBS_HiC_50CHRs, whole genome shotgun sequence genomic stretch:
- the smad10b gene encoding mothers against decapentaplegic homolog 4, with the protein MSVNAPSSSDACLNIVHSLMCHRQGGENESFAKRAIESLVKKLKEKRDELDSLITAITTNGVHPSKCVTIQRTLDGRLQVAGRKGFPHVIYARLWRWPDLHKNELKHVKFCQYAFDLKYDNVCVNPYHYERVVSHGIVGFSLPNTGRLIKEEHIHDCIQMEGPSCMNLQQDHHPPDHYSHPLRLLSPEPPQRSTPSVTLYPCLPLSPPSSASRLSMQAECSEGLLQNASPAGRALTSSSPPSTPTHSHPPTNSQPSSQQPSLSQSDYSNSKHTQTQGSFHTTTWTGTSTASYTPAGPQQNGRSHQQATPAHTSHFWSQHHTPASYPQPVSNHPGPEFWCSISYFEMDVQVGEMFKVLANCPVVTVDGYVDPSGGDRFCLGQLSNVHRTDASERARLHIGKGVQLECRGEGDVWMRCHSDHAVFVQSYYLDREAGRAPGDAVHKIYPGALIKVFDLRQCHRQMQQQAATAQAAAAAQAAAVAGNIPGPGSVGGIAPAISLSAAAGIGVDDLRRLCILRLSFVKGWGPDYPRQTIKQTPCWVEVHLHRALQLLDEVLHTMPLADPGPAN; encoded by the exons AGCTTTGCCAAACGTGCCATTGAAAGCCTGGTGAAGAAACTCAAAGAGAAGAGAGATGAGCTTGACTCCCTCATCACTGCGATCACAACAAATGGAGTTCATCCAAGCAAGTGTGTCACCATACAGAGAACACTGGATGGCCGTTTGCAG GTGGCTGGACGGAAGGGTTTCCCTCATGTCATATATGCTCGTCTGTGGCGATGGCCGGATCTCCACAAGAATGAACTGAAGCATGTCAAGTTTTGTCAGTATGCGTTTGATCTGAAGTACGATAACGTGTGCGTGAACCCCTACCACTATGAGCGTGTGGTTTCACATGGAATTG TGGGGTTCAGTTTGCCAAACACAG GCAGGCTGATAAAAGAGGAACACATTCATGACTGCATCCAGATGGAGGGTCCATCGTGTATGAACCTACAGcaagaccaccatccaccagatCACTACAGCCACCCGCTTAGACTGCTGTCTCCAGAGCCACCCCAGCGGTCCACTCCCTCAGTCACTCTCTACCCCTGCCTGCCCCTCTCCCCACCCT CAAGTGCCTCCAGGTTGTCCATGCAGGCAGAGTGTTCTGAGGGACTGCTGCAGAACGCCTCGCCTGCGGGTCGGGCCCTGACCTCCAGCTCTCCCCCTTCCACCCCAACACACAGTCACCCACCCACCAACAGCCAGCCCTCATCACAGCAGCCCTCTCTCAGCCAAAGCGACTACAGCAACTCAAAGCACACCCAGACACAAGGCTCATTCCACA CAACAACCTGGACAGGGACAAGCACAGCCTCCTATACCCCTGCAGGACCACAACAGAATGGGCGGAGTCATCAGCAAGCCACACCTGCTCACACCAGCCACTTCT GGTCTCAGCATCACACACCAGCCTCATACCCACAGCCAGTCTCCAACCATCCAG GTCCAGAGTTCTGGTGCTCAATCTCTTATTTTGAGATGGATGTACAGGTCGGGGAGATGTTTAAAGTATTGGCAAACTGCCCTGTGGTGACGGTGGATGGATACGTGGATCCTTCGGGTGGTGACCGCTTCTGTCTGGGGCAGCTTAGCAATGTTCACCGGACTGATGCCAGCGAAAGGGCACG GCTTCACATTGGTAAAGGTGTTCAGCTTGAGTGCCGTGGGGAGGGGGACGTGTGGATGCGTTGCCATAGTGATCATGCTGTCTTTGTCCAAAGTTACTACTTGGACAGAGAGGCAGGGAGAGCGCCAGGGGATGCCGTTCATAAGATCTACCCTGGAGCCCTCATTAAG GTGTTTGATCTTCGACAGTGTCACAGGCAGATGCAGCAGCAAGCAGCGACTGCACAGGCAGCTGCAGCTGCACAGGCTGCAGCAGTGGCTGGGAACATCCCTGGGCCAGGCAGTGTTGGAGGAATTGCTCCAGCCATTA GTCTGTCGGCAGCAGCTGGAATAGGTGTTGATGACCTGCGTCGCCTATGCATCTTACGTCTGAGTTTTGTAAAGGGCTGGGGACCCGACTACCCTCGGCAGACCATCAAGCAGACACCATGCTGGGTAGAAGTTCATCTGCACCGCGCCCTGCAGCTGCTGGATGAGGTGTTGCACACCATGCCCCTCGCTGACCCTGGACCTGCCAACTGA
- the LOC127658098 gene encoding synaptotagmin-11-like — MAEITEIRAAYDMSPVLAGFIGAGVLVVAVVALIFVWTCCQKHYKRTSYKLHGIHSEHSDPLTDPPYKFIHMLKGMSIYPDKLISSKRTVRVACQARSRPTDGTQVNKGRPVVLVDMDSAAEGGLLGEKQMQMRLGECSHKVPSLERELPVHADYCCLESSSTSSSQTSSTTVSSTATPFTPADEPSRGDLSIAIDYNFPKKALVVTILEARGLPAMEGQAGSADPYVKMTILPEKKHRVKTRVLRKTLEPAFDETFTFYGVPFSSLSDLTLHFLVLSFDRFSRDDVIGEAMVPLAGVDPSTGRVHITQQITRRSMQCVSRGELLVSLLYQPVSHRLSVVVLKAKHLPKLDITGLSGNPYVKLNVFYGHKRIAKKKTHVKKCTLNPVFNESFIYDVPAELLPDISIEFLVMDFDRTTKNQALGRLVLGSNSPCPLGAAHWQEVCQNPRRQISKWHTLSEY; from the exons ATGGCTGAGATCACTGAAATACGAGCAGCTTACG ATATGTCACCAGTGCTGGCAGGGTTTATCGGCGCTGGCGTATTGGTTGTCGCTGTCGTAGCATTAATCTTTGTCTGGACTTGCTGTCAGAAACATTATAAAAGGACAAGCTACAAGCTCCATGGCATCCACTCAGAACACAGTGACCCTCTCACAGACCCTCCGTACAAGTTCATTCACATGCTGAAAGGAATGAGTATCTACCCCGACAAGCTGATCAGCAGCAAGAGGACTGTACGGGTGGCATGTCAGGCCAGATCTCGCCCTACAGATGGGACTCAAGTCAACAAGGGCCGCCCTGTGGTGCTGGTAGATATGGATTCAGCAGCAGAGGGCGGTCTGCTGGGAGAGAAACAAATGCAGATGAGGCTTGGGGAATGCAGCCATAAGGTTCCCAGCCTGGAGCGAGAGCTTCCTGTGCATGCCGATTACTGCTGTCTGGAGAGCAGCTCTACAAGCAGCAGTCAGACCTCCAGTACCACCGTTTCCAGCACGGCCACGCCCTTTACCCCTGCTGATGAGCCAAGCCGTGGGGATCTCAGCATTGCCATCGACTATAATTTTCCCAAGAAGGCCTTAGTGGTCACCATCCTAGAGGCTCGGGGGTTGCCAGCAATGGAGGGGCAGGCAGGAAGCGCTGACCCCTATGTAAAGATGACCATTCTGCCAGAGAAGAAACATCGTGTAAAGACTCGTGTCCTTAGGAAGACTCTGGAGCCTGCGTTTGATGAGACCTTCACATTCTATGGCGTGCCGTTCAGCTCACTGTCTGATCTCACTCTGCACTTCCTGGTGTTGAGTTTTGATCGGTTCTCACGAGACGACGTGATCGGGGAGGCGATGGTTCCACTGGCAGGCGTGGACCCGAGTACAGGTCGAGTCCATATCACTCAACAGATTACTAGGAGGAGCATGCAG TGTGTGAGCCGTGGAGAGCTGCTGGTCTCTCTGTTGTATCAGCCAGTCTCTCACAGACTCAGTGTGGTGGTGTTAAAAGCAAAACACCTTCCAAAACTGGACATCACTGGCCTCTCTGGCA ACCCATACGTGAAGTTAAACGTGTTCTATGGTCACAAGCGCATTGCCAAGAAGAAAACGCATGTGAAGAAGTGTACACTCAATCCTGTCTTTAATGAATCCTTCATCTACGATGTGCCGGCTGAGTTGCTGCCAGACATCTCTATTGAGTTCCTGGTCATGGACTTTGACCGCACCACTAAAAACCAGGCCTTGGGACGCCTGGTGCTTGGCTCCAACAGCCCCTGCCCCTTGGGTGCTGCCCATTGGCAGGAGGTCTGCCAAAACCCACGGCGCCAAATCTCAAAGTGGCACACACTCAGTGAATATTAG